GCGATCGAACACGCGTGCGCCGAGCGCGGCGCGCGTCGATGCCGCATGGACGAATGGGAAATCGCGTGCCGGGGGTTCGCGGGAAAGACGTACGGCACGACCGACGACCCCGCCGCGGCGCGTCGCGATTTGACGGCACGGTGCAACGTGCGCCCGCTTTTCGATTCGCCGCGCGGCGTGCGCGAATCGGCCGGCGACGAATGCGTCAACGACGCGGGCGTCGCGGATATGCACGGCAACCGCTGGGAGCTTGTCCAATCGGGCGGGCCGTTCTTACGCCTGGCCGGCGGCGGCGTCCACTACAACGACGACCAAACGATGCGCTGCGACTTCACGATGCGCCTTTTGCCAAACCAGCTCGCGGCCATCGCCGCCACCGCGCCGATCGGCACACGCTGCTGCACGGATTCGGCGGTACACGGAGAACACCGAGAAGACACGGAGAGCGCAGGGAAATGAATGTCCGTGTCATGCCAAAGGAAATGCACGTCATCGACTCGATAAACACTGCCTCGGTGTCCCCTTGTCTCCTCCGTGATCTCCGTGTACCGCCGGACTCTTGAAGAAATCGGGCCGATCGGCAACGCTTGAAGGGTTCATGACGCGGCGCGGTCATCGCCGCGATCGGAGTTACGTTGAGCTTCAAGGTCCGCGCACTCAAGCTTGTCGACACGTGGGGCGGCGGGATCGCCGCGCGCGTGCTGGGGCTGTGGAATCATGCGCGCACGCTCGGGCCGCCGTTCGTGGAGATCGTGCCCGGCAGCGTGCGTCGCGTGGTGTTCATCCGCCCCGGCGGGATGGGCGACCTGCTGCTTCTTCTGCCCGCCGCGAAACGCCTGAAGGACGCCCTGCCCGGCGTGCACATCGCCGTCGTCGCGGAAAAGCGCAACCGCGCGGTCGCAAAGATGTCGCCCGTCTTCGACGAAGTGCTCTGCTACGACGAGGAGCCGCTGCGTTTTTTGCGCAAGCTGCGCGCGGCGCGATTCGACATCGCGATCGACACGGAGCAGTTCCACTATTCGTCCGCGATCTTCGCGTATCTTTCCGGCGCGCCCGTGCGCATCGGCTTCAAGATCAACCCGGCGCGCAACGAACTTTACACGCACCTCGTGGACTACCCGATGGATCGCCACGAGACGGAGGCGTTCGACCTGCTCGTCCGCCCCGTCGCCGGCGAACGTGCGTCGCCGATCGAGATGACGGGCCTTCTTGACACCTCGCGCCTGCCGGACGACGTGCCGGGGCTGCCCGACGCGCGCGATTTCGTCGCGGTGTTTCCGTTCGGCGTCGCGCGCGGAAAAAGCTGGCCGGCGGGCCGATGGGCGGAGATCGTCCGCCGCCTGCTGGCGCGCGGCGAGGACGTGGTGCTGATCGGCGGCGCGGATTCCGTCGCCTTTTCCGGCGAGGTGCTGAAAGCCGTCAACGATACGCGCGTGCGTTCGGTGGTCGGGCAACACACGCTTGCGCAGACGGGCACGACGCTTTCGCGCGCGAAATTGCTTGTCGCGTGCGACACGGGGGTGACGCACCTCGCGCACGCGCTCGGCACGCCGGCGGTGGTGCTTTTCGGCGCGTCCGACGAACGCAAGTGGGGCCCGCCCGAATCGACCGGCACGAGCGTGACGAGCCACGTGCCGTGCCGGCCGTGCTCGATCTACGGCTACGTGAAGCTGTGCCGCACGATCGACTGCATGGATCGCATCAGCCAGGAACTGGTGTGGAACGCGATCGAGGCGCGGCTCGCGGGCGCGATGCCGTCGCGCGTCGAAACGATGCCCGAACCGCAACGCGCGGTCGCCCCCTGACGCCGTCCGTCGCCCGATGAAATTCCCCCGCGCGGCGCTCGACTTCCTACGCAAGAAACCGGTCTCGCTGACGCTCTCGTTCGCCGTCACGATCGTTGCGCTGTGGTTCGCGCTCGCCGGCACGGATTTTCGCCGG
Above is a window of bacterium DNA encoding:
- a CDS encoding glycosyltransferase family 9 protein, with product MSFKVRALKLVDTWGGGIAARVLGLWNHARTLGPPFVEIVPGSVRRVVFIRPGGMGDLLLLLPAAKRLKDALPGVHIAVVAEKRNRAVAKMSPVFDEVLCYDEEPLRFLRKLRAARFDIAIDTEQFHYSSAIFAYLSGAPVRIGFKINPARNELYTHLVDYPMDRHETEAFDLLVRPVAGERASPIEMTGLLDTSRLPDDVPGLPDARDFVAVFPFGVARGKSWPAGRWAEIVRRLLARGEDVVLIGGADSVAFSGEVLKAVNDTRVRSVVGQHTLAQTGTTLSRAKLLVACDTGVTHLAHALGTPAVVLFGASDERKWGPPESTGTSVTSHVPCRPCSIYGYVKLCRTIDCMDRISQELVWNAIEARLAGAMPSRVETMPEPQRAVAP